The Megalobrama amblycephala isolate DHTTF-2021 linkage group LG7, ASM1881202v1, whole genome shotgun sequence genome window below encodes:
- the LOC125272809 gene encoding interferon-induced protein 44-like produces the protein MGASDSQPEQQPNPELDKPWRKFDWGQREALKQKLQNFSPSDPNVKDIKILVAGQIGAGKSSFINSIESVFQGRICSRALVNSSAVGHSFTQKLKGFTIRSGDRTLPFVFKDVMGLEPEALAGSQPDEIVNAVFGHVKDGYKFNQGQALANQDQHYISDPTLSDQAFCLVYVIDGNTVQFTDDKLVDKLKIIRQRISDKGIPQVVVMTKVDEACLLVKNDLKKIYTSKRIKEKMEICSAKTGVPMSNIFPVKNYHEEIDTEDDIDALILKALEQIVQIANDRLLDCESY, from the exons ATGGGAGCATCAGATTCACAACCAGAGCAACAACCAAATCCAG AACTGGATAAACCGTGGAGGAAATTTGACTGGGG ACAGAGAGAAGCTCTGAAACAGAAGCTGCAAAACTTCTCTCCGAGTGATCCAAATGTAAAGGACATCAAGATCCTGGTAGCTGGACAAATTGGAGCAGGAAAGTCCAGCTTTATTAACTCCATCGAAAGTGTCTTTCAAGGACGGATCTGCTCTAGAGCGCTAGTTAATTCATCTGCTGTTGGTCatagtttcacacaaaaa CTCAAAGGATTCACCATCAGAAGTGGGGACAGAACTTTGCCCTTCGTCTTCAAGGATGTAATGGGCTTAGAACCTGAAGCGTTGGCTGGGtcacaaccagatgaaatcGTCAATGCTGTGTTTGGCCATGTGAAGGACGGCTATAAA TTCAACCAGGGGCAGGCACTCGCTAATCAGGATCAACATTACATCAGTGACCCTACCCTCTCCGATCAGGCTTTCTGCCTGGTTTACGTCATAGATGGAAATACAGTCCAATTCACAGATGATAAACTTGTTGACAAGTTGAAGATCATCCGCCAGAGAATCAGTGATAAGG GGATTCCTCAAGTGGTTGTCATGACCAAAGTAGATGAAGCATGTCTGCTGGTCAAAAATGATCTAAAGAAGATCTACACTAGCAAGAGGATCAAAGAGAAG ATGGAGATCTGCAGTGCCAAAACAGGTGTGCCAATGTCAAACATCTTCCCAGTGAAGAACTACCATGAGGAGATTGACACAGAGGATGACATTGATGCTCTGATACTGAAGGCACTTGAACAGATTGTTCAGATTGCCAATGATAGATTGTTGGACTGTGAAAGCTACTAA